A single window of Alosa alosa isolate M-15738 ecotype Scorff River chromosome 11, AALO_Geno_1.1, whole genome shotgun sequence DNA harbors:
- the LOC125303674 gene encoding uncharacterized protein LOC125303674 isoform X3 — MTKLRYLSVLLSQRLTLAAQEIFKDVEETISELQEEVKLVKLENAKLKTKLREAGSNSSNAELTPDNHGELQNCGEQRPEVALEDTSIIASLKQELDAQGENDGGSMDSEKRECVAMQIKMETDFTECSPNRDQSAGQTDPRVTVSIAVGSLPVSDSRAPVFPCVERTWSVRDSVAKETEPQASQTQERSDDILEDDGRPENVPESSNTDTTTQTTCNWNANCPPVNDDNEDDYDVFDDHDGVEEDGDRGGDDHVMDPVKESDNMDVEMPHKPQMPQKRLGPRTELSKGGNSYSENGCEEINLDKETSSENITMVRTGKPRGRPRKHPQTSTPKPESRNSQRWLRSGNDRTEVRGGLQKRHKTDQTSTNNSVEVNEESRIGRPTRRSRRNLEDDENIVVPVLNTVVTTKNPRGRPRKNPQTTIVKSAEMDQKDSVSEKSPISEGIKDMSRPHRRSGRLRDRSEIRSEDEESISVQEANSKVSTVRPRGRPRKNPQSTIVKPSKVGLDHDESVSEEPPVSEDNKDASTIQSIQMDHQDAYSNDEASTHDRDSSVLGRSGRVPEGRSTGKLKISKTKASDVNLEGEENCLGRESNPRDGAERPRGTPKKDPQTTSDKPVEVDLDQEDSVSEELPISEGDKDLSRPNRRSGRLRKCTNNSPTQPDEMDHQNDSSSDEASSGDDGDLSLLGRSNRTPMKRPRSSSSEYEVDMEQDGDSSDSSCEEALSDSTRKERPRKHHRISNITAVEEGLDHVSVLNKEMGLVKRQYCLYCTKPVSKLSRHLAMRHYNERDVIKALTLPKHSKERKTEMALLRNRGNSAHNHQVLKEGKGLLIPCRVFKSQDPKDVLTCPGCSGMFSKEYMSRHIRCCTFITTEDDSDLNAAGDQSSRTVTRQAPDFAEVLSGMYQDDVAEAVRGDKNILKLGQLMCDRKNANEYIWQRLRELGRVLLNGRKITPLYQIEDYIRLENWDHLAAVVKDVALYSETTCTFAIPKYAVNIRRSLDTIAGILKCEAEANGDREMVVIAQTFQENLKMRWHQKFMAPEKPNGNSPLLVLAEQTSHGRNDQQNASENNINAAQSKTEHEMTSHGRDQETGREDDINAAQSETEHKTVKQNVHSVVPVSPTSQEDEVQNTLESTTEEPLERSDDRQRDGDADDDDDYDDDDKEDNDNNDDGDEDYDVAEDDSSHDDDGDDDDGDEDCGDSNVTAVGLENKSNTAEDGDLNEPCDSAQNDTPTKPLKQLQPCKISTAGVSMSSVNNHRDRVSDQKNAPKKSGASNNDAKVVSILQSTKRIKKNHCLFCKRLVSKISRHLEQRHYEQDDVAKAFSYPKGSKERKIYLKQLLRRGNRAHNLQVLKEGKGVLIPCKRAVGKPGDFLHCPYCHGLFVKRSIGVHLRQCPFATNANLAIPKKGKRGRVAALCLMAEPIPENVTEELWKVLGNMHQNDVSMAVRTDKYALQLGQELLDKGKGREAIKEIYIRQRLRELGRLLMSARKITPMYKLEDFILPSNWHHVVAVLKDVSEYSEEVSTFKLSILQHFYRNLQKIGRFVELDAESRQDEQMLESARTFNWKFVEKWRRHFPTPFAARKIQQGQSDTNDTNGMNDTNDTNGTRLLSFTEDIRHLHTYLKDKLTECVSVLWTSPGPAIWNSLARIVLAQLVMFNRKKANEIAGLTLKDFNTKEAYGMPCDEEEDLTPFERELCKFTCRMEISRATGDNIQILVPPALANIMETMLQKRRLCRIRCDNIYMFALPSIKTHYLGVECLKSLAENCGVKCTEALVSNGLRMHVAMVTQLLYLKDMPQLTEFMGLNLTAYLKNDCLQQDTLELAKLSKVFTALENGHLKVTEQTVDEVIVSPDEIVQPDYWSSSEEHDEDDDDYHPSKSAKAQSANTRRRSVTKHNRSAAEGQAVERRVLPAIARRRSVTKHKWSEAEVQAVERHMAKFISSGTTPGKKACTACIMAEPVALKDRQWAAIKYYIRNRITTLRRLKSKPPQ, encoded by the exons ATGACCAAGCTGCGCTACTTGAGTGTTCTCCTTTCCCAGCGGTTGACTTTGGCAGCCCAAGAGATTTTTAAGGACGTGGAGGAAACCATTTCGGAGCTTCAAGAAGAAGTAAAGCTGGTGAAGCTAGAGAACGCCAAACTTAAAACGAAACTACGGGAGGCTGGTTCAAACAGCAGCAATG CAGAATTAACTCCTGATAATCATGGAGAGCTCCAAAATTGTGGAGAGCAGAGACCTGAGGTAGCTTTGGAGGACACTTCAATCATTGCATCTTTAAAGCAGGAACTTGATGCACAGGGTGAAAATGATGGAGGCTCCATGGACAGTGAAAAGAGGGAATGTGTTGCGATGCAAATTAAGATGGAGACTGACTTCACAGAGTGCAGTCCCAACAGAGACCAATCAGCTGGGCAAACTGACCCTAGAGTCACAGTAAGCATTGCAGTGGGCTCATTACCGGTATCGGACTCGCGTGCACCAGTTTTCCCCTGTGTGGAGAGGACGTGGAGTGTTCGTGATTCAGTTGCTAAAGAAACAGAACCTCAGGCTTCCCAG ACTCAGGAGAGGAGTGATGACATCCTTGAAGATGATGGCAGACCTGAAAATGTTCCGGAGTCCAGCAACACTGATACT acaacacaaacaacttGCAACTGGAATGCCAACTGTCCTCCAGTAAATGATGACAATGAAGATGATTATGATGTTTTTGATGACCATGATGGTGTTGAAGAAGATGGTGATCGGGGAGGGGATGACCATGTTATGGACCCCGTTAAGGAGAGTGATAAT ATGGATGTGGAAATGCCTCACAAACCTCAGATGCCTCAGAAAAGACTTGGCCCCCGGACAGAGCTTTCCAAAGGTGGGAACAGTTACTCTGAAAATGGATGTGAAGAAATCAATTTAGACAAAGAAACCAGCTCTGAAAATATCACAATGGTTAGAACAGGGAAACCTCGAGGGAGACCAAGAAAGCATCCTCAAACTTCCACACCTAAACCAGAGTCTCGTAATTCACAGCGATGGCTTAGATCTGGAAATGACAGAACGGAGGTCAGAGGGGGGCTACAGAAGAGACATAAGACGGATCAGACATCGACAAATAACTCAGTTGAGGTTAATGAAGAAAGTAGAATTGGGAGACCTACTCGAAGGTCTAGAAGGAACTTGGAAGACGACGAAAATATTGTAGTGCCAGTGTTAAACACAGTGGTCACAACAAAAAATCCAAGGGGTAGACCAAGAAAGAATCCTCAAACTACGATCGTCAAATCAGCTGAGATGGATCAAAAGGATAGTGTTTCAGAAAAGTCACCCATCTCTGAAGGTATCAAAGACATGTCAAGACCACATAGAAGAAGTGGCAGACTGAGGGACCGTTCTGAAATTCGTTCTGAAGATGAAGAGAGCATTTCCGTTCAAGAGGCAAACTCAAAAGTCAGTACAGTAAGACCAAGGGGCAGACCCAGGAAGAATCCTCAAAGTACTATAGTCAAACCATCAAAGGTAGGCTTGGATCACGATGAGAGTGTTTCAGAAGAGCCACCTGTCTCTGAAGATAACAAAGATGCCTCCACAATCCAATCAATTCAGATGGACCATCAGGATGCTTATTCAAATGATGAAGCCAGTACTCATGACAGAGACTCATCGGTATTGGGTAGGTCAGGGAGGGTACCAGAGGGAAGGTCTACAGGGAAACTTAAAATATCTAAAACAAAAGCAAGTGATGTGAACTTGGAAGGTGAAGAAAACTGTTTAGGTCGAGAATCAAACCCAAGGGATGGAGCAGAAAGACCAAGGGGCACACCCAAGAAGGATCCCCAGACTACTTCAGACAAACCAGTTGAGGTGGACTTGGATCAAGAGGATAGCGTTTCAGAAGAGCTGCCTATCAGTGAAGGTGACAAAGACTTGTCAAGACCAAATAGAAGAAGTGGGAGACTGAGGAAGTGTACTAACAATTCTCCAACCCAGCCAGATGAGATGGATCATCAGAATGACTCTTCAAGTGATGAAGCCAGTTCTGGAGATGATGGAGATTTGTCACTTTTAGGGAGGTCAAATAGGACGCCAATGAAACGTCCTCGATCTTCGTCCTCAGAATACGAGGTTGATATGGAACAGGATGGTGATTCTTCAGATTCCAGCTGTGAAGAAGCCCTGAGCGATTCAACCAGAAAGGAGAGACCCAGAAAGCACCATCGGATCTCAAACATTACAGCCGTAGAGGAAGGCTTAGATCATGTCTCTGTCCTTAATAAGGAAATGGGACTTGTCAAGAGGCAATACTGCTTGTATTGTACAAAACCTGTCAGCAAGTTATCAAGGCATTTAGCAATGCGCCACTACAATGAAAGGGATGTGATCAAGGCTCTAACTCTCCCCAAACATTCAAAAGAAAGGAAAACTGAAATGGCACTCTTGCGTAACCGTGGTAACAGTGCACACAACCATCAAGTTCTGAAAGAAGGAAAAGGACTCCTAATTCCATGCCGAGTCTTTAAGTCACAGGATCCTAAAGATGTTTTAACCTGCCCAGGTTGCTCTGGCATGTTTTCCAAGGAGTACATGAGTAGGCACATTAGATGCTGTACATTCATCACAACAGAGGATGATTCTGATCTAAATGCAGCAGGGGATCAGTCCTCACGTACTGTCACCAGACAAGCTCCAGACTTCGCAGAGGTTCTTTCTGGGATGTATCAGGATGATGTTGCAGAGGCAGTTAGAGGGGACAAGAATATTCTTAAACTTGGACAGCTCATGTGTGATAGAAAAAATGCAAATGAATACATCTGGCAGAGACTTCGTGAGTTAGGCAGGGTACTTTTGAACGGTCGAAAAATCACACCATTGTATCAAATAGAGGATTATATCCGACTGGAAAACTGGGATCACTTGGCTGCTGTTGTGAAGGATGTTGCGTTGTACAGTGAGACCACGTGTACTTTTGCCATTCCCAAGTATGCTGTGAATATCAGGCGCAGCTTGGACACAATTGCAGGGATTCTCAAGTGTGAAGCAGAAGCCAATGGAGATAGAGAAATGGTAGTAATTGCCCAAACTTTCCAGGAGAATTTGAAGATGAGGTGGCACCAGAAATTCATGGCACCAGAGAAGCCAAACGGCAACAGTCCATTGTTGGTACTTGCTGAACAG ACCAGCCATGGTAGGAACGATCAACAAAATGCAAGTGAGAACAACATCAATGCTGCACAGTCAAAGACTGAGCATGAAATG ACCAGCCATGGTAGGGATCAAGAGACTGGAAGAGAAGATGACATCAATGCTGCACAGTCGGAGACAGAGCATAAAACG gtgAAACAGAATGTCCACAGCGTTGTCCCAGTCTCTCCAACCAGTCAAGAGGATGAGGTACAGAATACACTGGAATCAACAACAGAGGAG CCGTTGGAGAGAAGTGATGATCGTCAAAGAGATGGGGATGCtgacgacgatgatgattatgatgatgatgataaggaGGATAATGACAACAAcgatgatggtgatgaagaCTATGATGTAGCCGAAGATGACAGCAgtcatgatgatgatggtgatgatgatgatggagatGAAGATTGTGGTGATAGTAATGTTACAGCAGTCGGATTGGAGAACAAAAGT AATACTGCCGAGGATGGAGACCTGAATGAACCCTGTGACAGTGCCCAAAATGACACTCCAACCAAACCACTCAAGCAGTTACAACCATGTAAAATATCCACTGCAGGAGTTTCTATGTCATCTGTAAACAACCATCGGGACCGTGTTTCAGACCAGAAAAATGCTCCCAAGAAGTCAGGTGCGTCAAATAATGATGCTAAAGTTGTTTCCATCCTTCAATCCACCAAACGCATCAAAAAAAACCACTGTTTGTTCTGTAAAAGGCTTGTGTCAAAGATTTCAAGGCATTTAGAACAGCGGCATTATGAACAAGATGATGTGGCCAAAGCTTTCAGTTATCCCAAAGGAAGCAAGGAAAGGAAGATCTACCTAAAGCAGTTACTTAGAAGGGGTAATCGTGCACACAACCTCCAAGTCCTAAAAGAAGGGAAAGGAGTTCTCATTCCATGTAAACGGGCAGTGGGAAAGCCTGGTGATTTTTTGCATTGCCCCTATTGTCATGGCCTGTTTGTCAAGAGGAGCATCGGAGTACACCTTAGACAATGTCCATTTGCAACAAACGCAAATCTTGCTATCCCcaaaaagggaaaaagaggACGTGTGGCAGCATTGTGTCTTATGGCTGAACCCATACCAGAAAATGTTACTGAAGAGTTATGGAAGGTTTTGGGGAACATGCACCAGAATGACGTTTCTATGGCAGTCAGGACCGACAAATATGCGCTTCAGCTGGGACAGGAGCTTTTGGACAAGGGGAAAGGACGAGAAGCCATCAAGGAGATTTATATTAGGCAGAGACTCCGAGAGCTGGGAAGGCTGCTTATGAGCGCCCGCAAGATCACCCCAATGTATAAACTGGAGGACTTTATACTGCCATCAAATTGGCACCATGTGGTTGCAGTTCTCAAGGATGTTTCGGAGTACAGTGAGGAGGTTTCCACTTTCAAATTGTCGATCCTGCAGCACTTTTATCGGAACTTGCAGAAGATTGGAAGATTTGTGGAGTTAGACGCCGAATCCAGACAGGACGAGCAGATGCTGGAATCGGCAAGAACATTCAACTGGAAGTTTGTGGAGAAGTGGAGGAGGCATTTCCCTACTCCTTTTGCGGCAAGAAAGATTCAACAAGGTCAGAGTGATACGAATGATACGAATGGCATGAATGATACGAATGATACGAATGGTACGAGATTGCTGTCTTTCACAGAAGACATCAGGCATCTGCACACATACCTCAAAGACAAActcactgagtgtgtgtcagtactGTGGACCTCTCCAGGGCCAGCGATCTGGAACAGTTTGGCGAGGATCGTTCTTGCCCAGTTGGTCATGTTCAATAGAAAGAAAGCGAACGAGATTGCCGGGCTGACTCTGAAGGATTTCAACACCAAGGAAGCCTATGGCATGCCATGTGACGAGGAGGAGGATTTAACACCGTTTGAGCGCGAGCTTTGTAAGTTCACCTGCCGGATGGAGATTTCAAGAGCAACTGGAGACAACATCCAAATCCTTGTTCCTCCAGCTTTGGCCAACATCATGGAAACTATGCTCCAGAAACGAAGGTTGTGTAGAATACGCTGTGACAATATTTACATGTTTGCATTGCCTAGTATCAAAACACACTACTTGGGTGTTGAGTGTCTGAAAAGCTTGGCTGAGAACTGTGGGGTGAAGTGCACAGAAGCATTAGTCTCAAATGGACTGAGAATGCATGTTGCTATGGTAACCCAACTGCTCTACTTGAAGGATATGCCTCAACTAACAGAGTTCATGGGACTCAATCTAACGGCTTACCTGAAGAATGATTGTCTCCAACAAGATACCCTGGAACTGGCAAAGCTTTCCAAGGTTTTTACGGCCTTGGAGAACGGACATTTGAAAGTCACAGAACAGACTGTAGATGAGGTTATTGTCAGCCCAGATG AAATTGTGCAGCCGGATTATTGGTCTTCATCTGAAGaacatgatgaagatgatgatgactaCCATCCCTCAAAGTCAGCTAAAGCACAGTCTG CAAATACAAGACGGAGGAGTGTAACGAAACACAATCGGAGTGCAGCAGAAGGGCAGGCCGTGGAGAGGCGCGTTCTTCCAGCAATTGCAAGACGGAGGAGTGTAACGAAACACAAGTGGAGTGAAGCAGAGGTTCAGGCTGTGGAGAGGCACATGGCCAAGTTCATCAGCTCGGGCACAACCCCGGGGAAGAAGGCCTGCACCGCCTGCATCATGGCCGAGCCGGTGGCCTTGAAGGACAGGCAGTGGGCAGCCATCAAATATTACATCAGAAACCGTATCACCACTCTACGCAGGCTAAAGAGCAAACCACCACAGTAA